The following are from one region of the Novosphingobium humi genome:
- a CDS encoding sulfatase-like hydrolase/transferase, with translation MTSIERVDRRFILGGIAGGLASAALSPAFAGEGVGAKRPNMILFFMDECRADALGSYGNPVCKTPNLDAFARQGTRFADCHVQHPVCGASRCSLLTGLPVSNTGHRSLYYFLRRDEPNLFRYLKDGGYDTFWLGKNDALAPESFPLSLTEWHGEVNTWARAAGRGPAFDLGKPNLMLINAKVDPKATSDYLLIQQAIRILERGEQDKPFCLFIALNQPHPPYLAPQGFHDMYKPESLPPLVPPGLAKKPMFHDAVRKAYHLDQATDADFRQVRATYYGQVSYADWLFGQLMEALERSGRAKDTMVIASSDHGDYAGDYGMVEKWPGGLEGNLTHVPLMIRMPGGAQGHVVPEMVELYDVMATMLEAGHVQARHTHFARSLMPQIMGAAGDPTRAAYTEAGYDTFEPQAFEPAMEGPANLYTAKHDLQNEQPATVRRAAAVTTSTHKFVARPGGQYELYDRKRDPLEQKNLIDDPKMKKVRDAMADNLMNHYISTTGVPPIARDGRETPEFYVMPQFHP, from the coding sequence ATGACCAGTATCGAAAGGGTTGACCGGAGATTTATTCTTGGCGGTATTGCGGGCGGTCTTGCCAGCGCCGCTCTGAGCCCTGCATTTGCCGGCGAGGGCGTTGGCGCAAAACGGCCCAATATGATCCTGTTCTTCATGGATGAATGCCGCGCCGACGCGCTGGGTTCCTATGGCAATCCTGTGTGCAAAACGCCCAATCTGGATGCCTTTGCGCGGCAGGGCACGCGCTTTGCCGATTGCCATGTCCAGCATCCGGTCTGCGGCGCGTCACGGTGCAGCCTGCTGACCGGCCTTCCGGTATCGAACACCGGCCATCGCAGCCTCTATTACTTCCTGCGCCGCGATGAACCCAACCTGTTCCGCTATCTCAAGGACGGCGGCTATGACACGTTCTGGCTGGGCAAGAATGACGCGCTGGCGCCCGAGAGTTTCCCGCTCAGCCTGACCGAATGGCATGGCGAGGTGAACACATGGGCGCGCGCGGCGGGGCGTGGTCCCGCCTTCGATCTGGGCAAGCCCAACCTGATGCTGATCAACGCCAAGGTCGATCCCAAGGCAACCTCGGATTATCTGCTGATCCAGCAGGCGATCAGGATCCTTGAGCGCGGCGAGCAGGACAAGCCGTTCTGCCTGTTCATTGCCCTTAACCAGCCGCATCCGCCCTATCTGGCGCCGCAAGGCTTTCATGACATGTATAAGCCGGAAAGCCTGCCGCCTCTGGTGCCGCCGGGGCTGGCGAAAAAGCCGATGTTCCATGATGCGGTGCGCAAGGCCTATCACCTCGATCAGGCCACCGATGCCGATTTCCGCCAGGTGCGCGCCACCTATTACGGTCAGGTCAGCTATGCCGACTGGCTGTTTGGGCAATTGATGGAGGCGCTGGAGCGCAGCGGACGCGCAAAGGACACGATGGTCATCGCATCCTCCGACCATGGCGATTATGCGGGCGATTACGGCATGGTCGAAAAATGGCCGGGCGGGCTGGAAGGCAACCTGACCCATGTGCCGCTGATGATCCGCATGCCGGGCGGGGCGCAGGGCCATGTGGTGCCCGAAATGGTCGAACTCTATGACGTGATGGCCACCATGCTGGAGGCGGGCCATGTGCAGGCCAGGCATACCCATTTCGCCCGCAGCCTGATGCCCCAGATCATGGGCGCGGCGGGCGATCCCACCCGCGCGGCCTATACCGAGGCGGGCTATGACACGTTCGAGCCGCAGGCCTTTGAACCGGCGATGGAAGGCCCCGCCAATCTCTATACCGCCAAGCATGATTTGCAGAACGAGCAGCCCGCCACGGTGCGGCGCGCGGCGGCCGTCACGACATCGACCCATAAATTCGTGGCGCGGCCCGGAGGCCAGTATGAACTTTACGACCGCAAGCGCGACCCGCTGGAACAGAAAAACCTGATCGATGATCCCAAGATGAAAAAGGTCAGGGATGCGATGGCCGATAATCTGATGAATCACTATATCTCGACAACGGGTGTGCCGCCGATTGCTCGTGATGGCCGTGAAACGCCGGAATTCTACGTCATGCCGCAGTTTCATCCCTAG